The proteins below come from a single Corynebacterium glyciniphilum AJ 3170 genomic window:
- a CDS encoding isoprenyl transferase, translating to MILYSLYERRLQRELKGRRRPKHVAIMCDGNRRWARENGFTDVSHGHRVGAKKIVEVVDWCDEQDIESVTVYLLSTENLRRSAEELDLLMRIIGDVSDELAAAKGRFRLHVMGRLDLIPDELRERMRHAEARTTDHTGVHVNIAVGYGGRQEIVDGVQKLVDELASKGVPSEEMSAHITDDAIGDHLYTSGQPDPDLVIRTSGEQRLSGFLLWQSAYSEIWFTDTYWPAFRRLDFLRALRDFSVRERRFGK from the coding sequence GTGATTCTCTACTCGCTCTATGAGCGACGACTGCAGCGCGAGCTGAAGGGCCGTCGTCGGCCCAAACACGTCGCCATCATGTGCGACGGAAACCGCCGGTGGGCCCGCGAGAACGGATTCACCGACGTCTCCCACGGTCACCGCGTGGGGGCGAAGAAGATCGTCGAAGTCGTTGACTGGTGCGACGAGCAGGACATCGAATCCGTGACCGTCTACCTGCTCAGTACGGAGAACCTCCGGCGCAGTGCCGAGGAACTCGACCTGTTGATGCGCATCATCGGGGATGTCTCGGATGAACTCGCCGCGGCCAAAGGTCGGTTCCGGTTGCACGTCATGGGTCGGCTCGATCTTATTCCCGACGAACTTCGCGAACGTATGCGGCACGCGGAGGCGCGGACGACTGACCACACCGGCGTGCACGTGAACATCGCCGTCGGATACGGGGGGCGACAGGAGATTGTCGACGGCGTCCAGAAGCTCGTGGACGAGTTGGCCAGTAAGGGCGTTCCCTCGGAAGAGATGAGCGCCCACATCACCGATGACGCTATCGGCGACCACCTGTACACCTCCGGGCAGCCGGATCCTGACCTGGTGATCCGAACGTCCGGTGAACAGCGCCTCTCGGGCTTTCTGCTGTGGCAGTCGGCGTACTCCGAAATCTGGTTCACTGACACCTACTGGCCGGCGTTCCGTCGGCTGGACTTCCTGCGTGCGCTGCGCGACTTCTCGGTGCGCGAACGACGCTTCGGTAAGTGA
- the coaA gene encoding type I pantothenate kinase: MPARNSDEYSPYIELDRSQWRSLRRAMPQVLSPEELEKLRGIGEDIDMDEVSEVYLPLSRMIDLRFEAIRQLNSATETFLGEEMPHVPFIIGVSGSVAVGKSTTARLLQVLLQRWESRPRVDLITTDGFLYPADELNKRHMMGRKGYPESYDQKALLNFVTAVKSGAPEVPAPVYSHEKYDRLDEVHIVDRPDILIVEGLNVLQTGPTLMVSDLFDFSVYVDAERTDIERWYVERFLKLKNTAFRKPDAHFRYYAALSDEDALVVAREIWQTVNLPNLVENILPTRVRASLVLRKGPDHLVESVRMRKI, from the coding sequence ATGCCAGCCCGAAACTCCGACGAGTACTCACCGTACATCGAGCTTGACCGGTCACAGTGGCGGTCCTTGCGTCGCGCCATGCCCCAGGTCCTCAGCCCGGAAGAGCTCGAGAAGCTGAGGGGAATCGGTGAGGACATCGACATGGACGAGGTCAGTGAGGTCTATCTCCCGCTCTCCCGCATGATCGATCTGCGGTTCGAGGCGATCAGGCAGCTCAACAGTGCCACCGAAACCTTCCTCGGCGAGGAGATGCCGCACGTTCCCTTCATCATCGGGGTCTCCGGCTCCGTTGCGGTGGGCAAGTCCACCACCGCCCGCCTACTCCAGGTCCTGTTACAGCGTTGGGAGTCCCGTCCGCGGGTGGATCTGATCACCACCGACGGTTTCCTCTATCCCGCCGATGAACTCAACAAACGGCACATGATGGGGCGCAAAGGTTATCCGGAAAGCTACGACCAGAAGGCGCTGCTGAACTTCGTCACCGCAGTGAAGTCCGGAGCCCCGGAGGTACCGGCCCCGGTGTACTCGCACGAGAAGTACGACCGCCTCGACGAGGTCCACATCGTGGATCGGCCGGATATCCTCATCGTCGAGGGGCTCAATGTGCTGCAGACCGGACCGACGTTGATGGTGTCGGATCTCTTCGACTTCTCCGTCTACGTCGACGCCGAGCGGACGGACATCGAACGCTGGTATGTCGAGAGGTTCCTCAAGCTCAAGAACACCGCTTTCCGTAAACCTGACGCCCACTTCCGCTACTACGCCGCGCTGTCCGACGAGGACGCGCTGGTGGTTGCGCGGGAGATCTGGCAGACGGTGAACCTGCCCAACCTGGTGGAGAACATCCTTCCGACCAGGGTGCGAGCGTCACTGGTCCTGCGTAAGGGCCCCGATCACCTGGTGGAATCGGTACGGATGCGCAAAATCTGA
- the glyA gene encoding serine hydroxymethyltransferase yields the protein MSQTNHPDQSQHNAELADFDPEVAAAIAGELSRQRDTLEMIASENFVPRAVLQAQGSVLTNKYAEGYPGRRYYGGCENVDIIEDLARDRAKAVFGAEFANVQPHSGAQANAAVLMSLANPGDKIMGLSLAHGGHLTHGMKLNFSGKLYDVAAYEVDPDTFRLDMDKVREQAIKEKPTVIIGGWSAYPRHQDFAAFREIADEVGAKLWVDMAHFAGLVAADLHPSPVPHADVVSTTVHKTLGGPRSGMILAKQEWAKKLNSSVFPGQQGGPLMHVVAAKAVSMKIAQTDDFRDRQARTLEGAKILAERLTAADTTEAGVQVLTGGTDVHLVLADLRNSELNGQEAEDLLHEVGITVNRNAVPFDPRPPMVTSGLRIGTSALASRGLDADAFTEVADVIGTALAQGKGADTETLRRRVDKVAADFPLYPGFEDWKIN from the coding sequence ATGAGCCAGACGAACCACCCAGACCAGTCCCAGCACAATGCGGAACTGGCGGATTTCGATCCGGAGGTGGCCGCGGCCATCGCCGGAGAACTCTCCCGTCAGCGTGACACGCTGGAGATGATCGCCAGCGAGAACTTCGTTCCGCGTGCGGTACTCCAGGCCCAGGGCTCCGTTCTGACCAACAAGTACGCCGAGGGGTACCCGGGGCGCCGGTATTACGGCGGCTGCGAGAACGTCGACATTATCGAGGATCTCGCCCGCGACCGCGCCAAGGCGGTCTTCGGGGCGGAGTTCGCCAATGTGCAGCCGCACTCCGGCGCTCAGGCCAATGCCGCAGTTCTGATGTCTCTGGCGAACCCCGGTGACAAGATCATGGGGCTGTCCCTGGCACACGGCGGCCACCTCACCCACGGCATGAAGCTGAACTTCTCCGGGAAGCTCTACGACGTCGCCGCCTACGAGGTGGACCCCGACACCTTCCGTCTGGACATGGACAAGGTCCGGGAACAGGCGATCAAGGAGAAGCCGACGGTCATCATCGGCGGTTGGTCGGCCTACCCCCGACACCAGGATTTCGCGGCATTCCGTGAGATCGCCGACGAAGTCGGCGCCAAGCTGTGGGTCGACATGGCACACTTCGCCGGGCTGGTCGCCGCGGACCTGCACCCGTCACCGGTGCCGCATGCTGACGTGGTCTCCACCACGGTCCACAAGACTCTGGGTGGTCCGCGTTCCGGCATGATCCTGGCGAAGCAGGAGTGGGCGAAGAAGCTCAACTCCTCCGTCTTCCCCGGGCAGCAGGGTGGTCCGCTGATGCACGTCGTCGCCGCGAAGGCCGTCTCCATGAAGATTGCCCAGACCGACGACTTCCGCGACCGACAGGCCCGTACGCTCGAAGGGGCCAAGATCCTCGCCGAGCGGCTCACCGCTGCGGACACCACCGAGGCCGGTGTGCAGGTGCTCACCGGGGGCACTGACGTGCATCTCGTCCTCGCAGACCTGCGCAACTCCGAGCTCAACGGGCAGGAAGCGGAGGATCTGCTGCACGAGGTCGGTATCACGGTCAACCGCAACGCTGTACCGTTCGACCCGCGCCCGCCGATGGTCACCTCCGGCCTGCGCATCGGTACCTCCGCCCTGGCCTCCCGCGGGCTTGACGCAGACGCCTTCACCGAGGTCGCAGATGTGATCGGTACCGCCCTGGCTCAGGGCAAGGGTGCGGACACCGAGACCCTGCGCAGGCGCGTCGACAAGGTCGCCGCCGATTTCCCGCTGTACCCGGGCTTCGAGGACTGGAAGATCAACTAA
- a CDS encoding isochorismatase family protein, whose product MSASRKALIVVDVQNDFCPGGSLGTERGADVAAAISARLRAHKDDYDVVVGTKDWHIDPAGHFAPDGVAPDFEDTWPVHCVAGTHGADVHPDLEAGLVDAWFLKGEYTAAYSGFEGHLEDAGTGLADWLREHGITSVAVCGIATDFCVRATALDAVAEGFDVELLSELCAPVSVPGGAVAVEQMAYVGVTVV is encoded by the coding sequence ATGAGCGCTTCACGGAAAGCCCTGATCGTCGTCGACGTCCAGAACGATTTCTGCCCCGGAGGATCCCTGGGCACGGAGCGAGGGGCGGACGTTGCCGCCGCGATCAGCGCCCGTCTGCGTGCACACAAGGATGACTACGACGTCGTTGTCGGCACGAAGGACTGGCACATAGACCCCGCCGGGCATTTTGCGCCCGACGGGGTCGCACCGGATTTCGAGGACACATGGCCGGTGCACTGCGTCGCCGGCACCCATGGTGCCGACGTTCACCCGGACCTCGAGGCCGGGCTGGTGGATGCCTGGTTCCTCAAAGGGGAGTACACGGCGGCCTATTCCGGTTTCGAGGGGCACCTGGAGGATGCGGGGACGGGACTGGCGGACTGGCTGCGCGAACACGGGATCACCTCGGTCGCCGTATGCGGCATCGCCACTGACTTCTGTGTGCGCGCCACAGCGCTCGATGCCGTGGCTGAGGGTTTCGATGTGGAGTTGCTCAGCGAGCTCTGCGCCCCGGTCAGCGTGCCCGGTGGCGCGGTGGCCGTCGAACAGATGGCCTATGTCGGGGTGACTGTAGTGTGA
- a CDS encoding enoyl-CoA hydratase-related protein, which produces MDLVDTTTSDGIRIITINRPDAHNSLNRDLRRELRDAFAAAATDASPDGPVRAVVVRASGTAFCSGQDLKEQLEETRQGIDTDKVITEYNPMMDALLSIPVPVIAAIQGAAAGAGWGIAMACDFRVASTTAAFKGAFSGVGLASDCGLSRSLADAVGQTRALELLLLDERVSAAEAGSLGIVTSVVEAEVLDNAVQELAQRFATGPTASYREIKALVRDAAAVSARAGEEAGAQRRLFQTADHGEAIRAFLEKRAPQFRGV; this is translated from the coding sequence ATGGACCTTGTTGACACCACCACCAGTGACGGAATCCGCATCATCACCATCAACCGTCCCGACGCCCACAACTCGCTGAACCGCGACCTGAGGCGCGAGCTGAGGGACGCTTTCGCTGCCGCGGCCACGGATGCGTCGCCGGACGGCCCGGTCCGGGCCGTTGTTGTCAGGGCATCCGGCACGGCGTTCTGCTCCGGTCAGGATCTCAAGGAACAGCTGGAGGAAACCCGGCAGGGGATTGACACGGACAAGGTGATCACCGAGTACAACCCGATGATGGACGCTCTATTGTCCATTCCGGTGCCGGTGATTGCCGCGATCCAGGGGGCCGCGGCCGGGGCAGGATGGGGCATCGCGATGGCCTGTGACTTCCGGGTGGCCTCGACGACGGCGGCCTTCAAGGGAGCGTTCAGTGGCGTCGGGCTGGCGTCGGACTGCGGCCTGTCCCGCTCACTGGCCGACGCAGTGGGACAGACCAGGGCACTGGAGCTTCTTCTGCTCGATGAACGGGTCAGCGCCGCAGAGGCAGGATCACTGGGTATCGTCACCTCGGTGGTCGAGGCTGAGGTACTGGACAACGCGGTGCAGGAGCTGGCGCAGCGCTTCGCGACGGGGCCCACGGCGTCCTACCGGGAGATCAAGGCCCTCGTGCGCGATGCAGCGGCAGTGAGTGCCCGCGCAGGGGAGGAGGCCGGCGCACAGCGACGGCTGTTCCAGACTGCGGACCACGGCGAGGCGATCCGGGCGTTCCTGGAGAAGCGGGCTCCGCAGTTCCGCGGGGTGTGA
- a CDS encoding acyl-CoA dehydrogenase family protein, translating to MKNYLPRTIFDEEHDMFRETCKDFVNAEVRPHVDRWHEQGYSDRSMFKAAGNLGLLGITSPEEFGGGGMPDYRFNAILSEELAEADCGSVIVSLQVINDLVIPYLERFANDEQKEKYLRPLCAGDKIAAIAMTEPGAGADLAGIRSNAPRDEEGNFILNGSKTFISNGIQADFTIVVAITDPSKGRAGVSLLIVEDGMEGYTKAAPLKKVGLKAQDTAELSFENVKVPAENLLGEEGAGFGYLRTNLAQERVSIAVGSIATSRRAFDLVYKHSQERKTFGNRLVDHQAYRWELAKMATEIQSAQAFVDAAVAAKVKGELDETTASMAKYLTTELQIKVVNTAVQLHGGYGFMLEYPISTHYLDSRVQPIYGGPNEIMLEIISRKLAKGEK from the coding sequence ATGAAGAACTACCTCCCCCGCACCATCTTCGACGAAGAACACGACATGTTCCGCGAGACCTGCAAGGACTTCGTCAACGCAGAGGTCCGTCCCCACGTCGACCGGTGGCACGAGCAGGGCTACAGTGACCGCTCCATGTTCAAGGCAGCGGGCAACCTGGGTCTGCTGGGCATCACCTCCCCCGAGGAGTTCGGTGGCGGCGGCATGCCGGACTACCGCTTCAACGCGATCCTCTCCGAGGAACTCGCCGAAGCTGACTGCGGTTCGGTCATCGTCTCCCTCCAGGTCATCAACGACCTGGTGATCCCCTACCTCGAGCGCTTCGCCAACGACGAGCAGAAGGAAAAGTACCTCCGACCGCTCTGCGCCGGTGACAAGATCGCCGCGATCGCCATGACTGAGCCGGGTGCCGGTGCCGACCTGGCGGGCATCCGCTCCAACGCGCCGCGCGACGAGGAGGGCAACTTCATCCTCAACGGTTCGAAGACCTTCATCTCCAACGGCATCCAGGCCGACTTCACCATCGTGGTGGCCATCACCGATCCGTCCAAGGGTCGCGCCGGCGTCTCCCTGCTGATCGTCGAGGACGGCATGGAGGGCTACACCAAGGCCGCACCGCTGAAGAAGGTCGGACTGAAGGCACAGGACACCGCTGAGCTGTCCTTCGAGAACGTGAAGGTCCCCGCCGAGAACCTCCTCGGCGAGGAAGGTGCCGGGTTCGGTTACCTGCGCACCAACCTGGCGCAGGAACGCGTCTCCATCGCCGTCGGATCCATCGCGACCTCCCGCCGTGCCTTCGACCTGGTCTACAAGCACTCCCAGGAGCGCAAGACCTTCGGCAACCGGCTGGTCGACCACCAGGCCTACCGCTGGGAGCTGGCCAAGATGGCCACTGAGATCCAGTCCGCACAGGCCTTTGTCGACGCCGCTGTCGCCGCCAAGGTCAAGGGTGAACTCGACGAGACCACCGCCTCGATGGCCAAGTACCTGACCACCGAGCTGCAGATCAAGGTCGTCAACACCGCTGTCCAGCTGCACGGCGGCTACGGCTTCATGCTGGAGTACCCCATCTCCACCCACTACCTCGATTCCCGCGTCCAGCCGATCTACGGCGGCCCGAACGAGATCATGTTGGAAATCATCAGCCGGAAGCTCGCCAAGGGCGAGAAGTAG
- a CDS encoding DUF5997 family protein: MKPQTAAKKLNIYLPATPQEFQDSTVSHDEFVALQSDPPQWLQDLRREGPHPRPEVARKLGITITALKANDMDKPLTTADIKALLENQPEWLRSARSSLAENRPGAGTDES, from the coding sequence ATGAAACCCCAGACGGCGGCGAAGAAGCTGAACATCTACCTGCCTGCCACACCCCAGGAGTTCCAGGACAGCACGGTGAGCCACGATGAGTTCGTGGCACTACAGAGTGACCCGCCCCAGTGGCTGCAGGATCTCCGCCGTGAAGGCCCCCACCCCCGGCCCGAGGTAGCACGCAAACTCGGCATCACCATTACCGCCCTCAAGGCCAATGACATGGATAAGCCGCTGACGACGGCGGACATCAAGGCGCTCCTGGAGAACCAACCGGAGTGGCTGCGCAGCGCCCGCAGTTCACTGGCAGAGAACCGGCCCGGTGCCGGGACCGACGAGAGCTGA
- a CDS encoding type 2 periplasmic-binding domain-containing protein, whose protein sequence is MHYLKVVFATGVVPGKWFGRFDERMDGWKAASAASDDPLSHVLNGTADIGIVRLPGEWEGMPDSNVDATAMESLNVHRVVLYEETPGIAAPKEHALEAVGENESVVQEDIEEEIVLYRGVDPGRVRENLDVVAANVGVVVAPRPLLRAVNRRGVIHRSLAGVDGTSIALVWRRDRDDDIIQQFVGICRGRRASSSR, encoded by the coding sequence ATGCATTACCTCAAGGTCGTCTTCGCCACCGGTGTCGTCCCGGGGAAGTGGTTCGGCAGGTTCGATGAGCGCATGGACGGGTGGAAGGCGGCGTCGGCGGCGTCGGACGACCCGCTTTCCCATGTGCTCAACGGGACAGCCGACATCGGGATCGTCCGTCTGCCGGGTGAATGGGAGGGGATGCCGGACAGCAATGTGGATGCCACTGCGATGGAGTCCCTCAATGTCCACCGGGTTGTCCTCTACGAGGAGACACCGGGGATCGCGGCACCTAAAGAGCACGCCCTGGAGGCCGTGGGCGAGAACGAGAGCGTGGTCCAGGAGGACATCGAAGAAGAGATCGTGCTCTACCGCGGTGTCGATCCGGGACGCGTGCGGGAGAACCTCGACGTGGTCGCCGCCAACGTCGGTGTCGTCGTTGCCCCACGTCCGTTGCTCCGTGCGGTGAACCGACGCGGTGTCATCCACCGGTCCTTGGCGGGGGTGGACGGAACATCGATCGCCCTGGTCTGGCGACGCGACCGTGATGACGACATCATTCAGCAGTTCGTCGGAATCTGCCGCGGCAGACGCGCCTCCAGTTCCCGCTGA